One window of Trifolium pratense cultivar HEN17-A07 linkage group LG5, ARS_RC_1.1, whole genome shotgun sequence genomic DNA carries:
- the LOC123886070 gene encoding uncharacterized protein LOC123886070 gives MYRGYIARGVYQRYINLKITWFGNAIEIPGLVDFATIDFTFLGPALVVAFVESWYEKTDNFHIFAEEITMRLDDVSCHIHLLIKARLLNHPNIMNKAAVVNLKVNFIGSDLMDAAWEVTTTKEAHAQFAYQKSFLQKHFRVAHRAERDEDEINIHMYWDYVVIMYFLFLVGRQAPPSSLARARAMLMSPYVVLLRP, from the exons ATGTATAGGGGCTATATTGCTCGAGGTGTATACCAGCGatatataaatttgaaaatcacT TGGTTTGGTAATGCCATTGAGATACCTGGACTGGTTGACTTTGCCACCATCGATTTTACATTTCTTGGTCCGGCCTTGGTTGTTGCTTTTGTCGAGAGCTGGTATGAGAAAACCGACAACTTCCATATCTTTGCTGAGGAGATCACAATGAGACTAGATGATGTGTCATGTCATATACATCTTCTCATTAAGGCACGTCTCCTGAACCACCCGAACATCATGAATAAAGCTGCAGTCGTTAACCTGAAGGTTAACTTCATTGGATCAGATCTCATGGACGCTGCCTGGGAAGTCACAACTACCAAAGAAGCTCATGCACAATTTGCATACCAGAAGTCATTCCTTCAAAAACACTTTAGAGTTGCACATCGAGCCGAAAGGGACGAAGATGAGATCAACATTCATATGTATTGGGACTACGTCGTCATAATGTACTTCCTATTCCTTGTTGGCAGGCAGGCACCACCATCTTCTCTGGCAAGAGCAAGAGCTATGTTGATGTCACCTTATGTAGTACTTCTGAGACCTTGA